A genomic segment from Comamonas terrigena NBRC 13299 encodes:
- the rpoB gene encoding DNA-directed RNA polymerase subunit beta — MAYSYTERKRIRKSFGSRDSVLEVPYLLQMQKDAYTAFLQSDVAPKKRTIEGLQAAFNSAFPIVSHNGFVEMKFVEYNLAKPAFDVRECQTRGLTFASAVRAKVQLIIYDRESSTSQSKVVKEVKEQEVYMGEVPLMTDKGSFIINGTERVIVSQLHRSPGVFFEHDKGKTHSSGKLLFSARIIPYRGSWLDFEFDPKDLLYFRVDRRRKMPVSILLKAIGLTPESILANFFVNDNFRLMDSGAQMEFVADRLKGEVARFDITDKSGKVVVAKDKRVTARHTRELEQSGTKYISVPEDFLIGRVLAKNIVDPDTGEIIAKANEELTEALLKKLRSAGIQDIQCIYTNELDQGAYISQTLRTDETADEFAARVAIYRMMRPGEPPTEDAVQALFQRLFYNADTYDLSRVGRMKFNAKVGRDDPTGPMVLSNEDILAVVKILVDLRNGKGEVDDIDHLGNRRVRCVGELAENQYRTGLARIEKAVKERLGQAEQEPLMPHDLINSKPISAALKEFFGASQLSQFMDQTNPLAEITHKRRVSALGPGGLTRERAGFEVRDVHVTHYGRVCPIETPEGPNIGLINSLALYARLNEYGFIETPYRRVVDGKVTMEIDYLSAIEEGKYVIAQANAELDAEGRLVGELVSAREAGESTLLSPERVQYMDVSPAQIVSVAASLIPFLEHDDANRALMGANMSRQAVPVLRPEKPMVGTGIERVAAVDSGTVVTATRGGIVDYVDATRIVIRVNDEEAVAGEVGVDIYNLIKYQRSNQNTNIHQRPVVKRGDKLAKGDVIADGASTDLGEIAIGQNMLIAFMPWNGYNFEDSILISERVVSEDRYTSIHIEELVVMARDTKLGAEEITRDIPNLSEQQLNRLDESGIIYVGAEVQPGDTLVGKVTPKGETTLTPEEKLLRAIFGEKASDVKDTSLRVDQGSSGTVIDVQVFTREGIQRDKRAQQIIDDELKRFRLDLNDQLRIVEADAFDRIEKLLIGRVANGGPNKLAKGAKLDKAYLDGVEKFHWFDIRPAEDELAAQLESIKNALEQTRHEFDLAFEEKRKKLTQGDELPAGVLKMVKVYLAVKRRLQPGDKMAGRHGNKGVVSRIVPVEDMPYLADGTTADIVLNPLGVPSRMNIGQVLEVHLGWAGKGLGQRIGDMLQAEAKMADLRAFLEEVYNSRGRKEDLSLLSDDEILRMANNLKTGVPFATPVFDGASEQEIKDMLKLAYPDELKERKGLTDSRTQAYLFDGRTGEQFERPTTIGYMHYLKLHHLVDDKMHARSTGPYSLVTQQPLGGKAQFGGQRFGEMEVWALEAYGAAYVLQEMLTVKSDDVVGRTKVYESIVKGEHAIEAGMPESFNVLVKEIRSLGLDIELERS, encoded by the coding sequence ATGGCCTATTCTTACACCGAACGTAAGCGAATTCGCAAAAGTTTCGGCAGCCGCGATAGCGTGCTCGAAGTGCCTTACCTGCTGCAGATGCAAAAAGATGCATACACCGCATTCCTGCAGTCAGACGTAGCCCCCAAAAAACGCACCATTGAAGGCCTGCAAGCGGCTTTCAACTCTGCTTTCCCCATCGTCTCCCACAATGGTTTTGTGGAGATGAAGTTTGTCGAGTACAACCTTGCCAAGCCCGCTTTCGACGTGCGCGAGTGCCAGACCCGTGGTCTGACCTTCGCCTCGGCCGTGCGTGCCAAAGTGCAGTTGATCATCTATGACCGCGAGTCCTCGACTTCGCAGTCCAAGGTGGTCAAGGAAGTGAAGGAGCAAGAGGTCTACATGGGCGAAGTGCCCCTGATGACCGACAAGGGCTCGTTCATCATCAACGGTACCGAGCGTGTGATCGTCTCGCAGCTGCACCGTTCGCCTGGCGTGTTCTTCGAACACGACAAGGGCAAGACCCACAGCTCGGGCAAGCTGCTGTTCTCGGCGCGCATCATCCCTTACCGCGGCTCTTGGCTGGACTTCGAGTTCGACCCCAAGGACCTGCTGTACTTCCGCGTGGACCGTCGTCGCAAGATGCCCGTGTCCATCCTGCTGAAGGCCATCGGCCTGACCCCCGAGTCCATCCTGGCGAACTTCTTCGTCAACGACAATTTCCGCCTGATGGACAGCGGCGCACAGATGGAATTCGTGGCCGACCGCCTGAAGGGTGAAGTCGCACGTTTCGACATCACCGACAAGTCCGGCAAGGTCGTCGTTGCCAAGGACAAGCGCGTCACGGCCCGCCACACCCGCGAACTGGAACAATCCGGCACCAAGTACATCAGCGTGCCCGAAGACTTCCTGATCGGTCGTGTGCTGGCCAAGAACATCGTGGACCCGGACACCGGCGAAATCATCGCCAAGGCCAACGAAGAGCTGACCGAAGCCCTGCTGAAGAAGCTGCGCAGCGCCGGCATCCAGGACATCCAGTGCATCTACACGAACGAACTGGACCAGGGCGCCTACATCTCGCAGACCCTGCGCACGGATGAAACCGCCGACGAGTTCGCTGCACGTGTGGCGATCTACCGCATGATGCGTCCCGGCGAGCCTCCCACCGAGGACGCCGTGCAGGCCCTGTTCCAGCGCCTGTTCTACAACGCCGACACCTACGATCTGTCGCGCGTGGGCCGCATGAAGTTCAACGCCAAGGTAGGCCGCGACGATCCGACAGGCCCCATGGTGCTGTCCAACGAAGACATCCTGGCCGTGGTCAAGATCCTGGTGGATCTGCGCAACGGCAAGGGCGAAGTCGACGATATCGACCACCTGGGCAACCGCCGCGTGCGTTGCGTGGGCGAACTGGCCGAAAACCAGTACCGCACCGGTCTGGCACGTATCGAAAAGGCTGTGAAGGAACGTCTGGGTCAGGCAGAGCAAGAGCCTCTGATGCCCCACGACCTGATCAACTCCAAGCCCATTTCTGCGGCGCTGAAGGAGTTCTTCGGTGCATCGCAGCTGTCGCAGTTCATGGACCAGACCAACCCTCTGGCCGAAATCACCCACAAGCGCCGCGTGTCGGCCCTTGGCCCGGGCGGTTTGACCCGCGAACGTGCCGGCTTTGAAGTGCGTGACGTGCACGTGACCCACTACGGTCGCGTCTGCCCCATCGAAACGCCTGAAGGTCCGAACATTGGTCTGATCAACTCGCTGGCTCTGTACGCCCGCCTGAACGAATACGGTTTCATCGAAACCCCGTATCGTCGCGTGGTGGACGGCAAGGTCACGATGGAAATCGACTACCTGTCGGCCATCGAAGAAGGCAAGTACGTGATCGCCCAGGCGAATGCCGAACTGGACGCCGAAGGCCGTCTGGTGGGTGAGCTGGTGTCGGCCCGTGAAGCCGGTGAATCCACACTGCTGTCCCCCGAGCGCGTGCAGTACATGGACGTGTCGCCTGCACAGATCGTGTCGGTGGCCGCCTCGCTGATTCCGTTCCTCGAACACGATGACGCGAACCGCGCATTGATGGGTGCCAACATGTCGCGCCAGGCCGTGCCTGTGCTGCGTCCTGAAAAGCCCATGGTCGGTACCGGTATCGAACGCGTTGCCGCGGTCGACTCGGGCACCGTGGTGACGGCCACCCGCGGCGGTATCGTGGATTACGTCGATGCAACCCGCATCGTGATCCGCGTGAACGACGAAGAGGCTGTGGCTGGTGAAGTGGGTGTGGACATCTACAACCTGATCAAGTACCAGCGTTCCAACCAGAACACCAACATCCACCAGCGTCCCGTCGTCAAGCGCGGCGACAAGCTGGCCAAGGGTGACGTGATCGCCGACGGCGCATCGACCGACCTGGGCGAAATCGCCATCGGCCAGAACATGCTGATCGCCTTCATGCCCTGGAACGGCTACAACTTCGAAGACTCGATCCTGATCTCCGAACGCGTGGTGTCCGAAGACCGCTACACCTCGATCCACATCGAGGAACTGGTGGTGATGGCACGCGACACCAAGCTGGGCGCGGAAGAAATCACCCGCGACATCCCCAACCTGTCCGAGCAACAGCTGAACCGCCTGGACGAGTCCGGCATCATCTACGTGGGCGCGGAAGTGCAACCCGGCGACACGCTGGTGGGCAAGGTCACTCCCAAGGGCGAGACCACGCTGACTCCGGAAGAGAAGCTGCTGCGCGCCATCTTCGGCGAGAAGGCTTCCGATGTGAAGGACACCTCGCTGCGTGTGGACCAGGGTTCGTCCGGCACCGTGATCGACGTGCAGGTCTTCACCCGTGAAGGCATCCAGCGCGACAAGCGCGCCCAGCAGATCATCGATGACGAGCTGAAGCGTTTCCGCCTGGACCTGAACGACCAGCTGCGCATCGTGGAAGCCGACGCGTTCGACCGTATCGAAAAGCTGCTGATCGGCCGCGTGGCCAACGGCGGCCCGAACAAGCTGGCCAAGGGCGCCAAGCTGGACAAGGCCTATCTGGACGGCGTGGAGAAGTTCCACTGGTTCGATATCCGTCCTGCAGAAGACGAACTGGCTGCGCAACTGGAATCCATCAAGAACGCCCTGGAGCAGACGCGCCACGAGTTCGACCTGGCTTTCGAGGAAAAGCGCAAGAAGCTCACGCAAGGCGACGAGCTGCCTGCTGGCGTGCTGAAGATGGTCAAGGTGTACCTGGCCGTCAAGCGTCGCCTGCAGCCTGGTGACAAGATGGCCGGCCGCCACGGTAACAAGGGTGTGGTTTCCCGCATCGTGCCCGTGGAAGACATGCCTTACCTGGCTGACGGCACCACCGCCGACATCGTGCTGAACCCGCTGGGCGTGCCTTCGCGTATGAACATCGGTCAGGTGCTGGAAGTGCACTTGGGCTGGGCCGGCAAGGGTCTGGGCCAGCGCATTGGCGACATGCTGCAGGCCGAAGCCAAGATGGCCGATCTGCGCGCCTTCCTGGAAGAGGTCTACAACAGCCGCGGTCGCAAGGAAGACCTGTCGCTGCTGAGCGATGACGAAATCCTGCGCATGGCCAACAACCTGAAGACCGGTGTGCCTTTCGCCACCCCGGTGTTCGACGGTGCTTCCGAACAGGAAATCAAGGACATGCTGAAGCTGGCATATCCCGATGAACTGAAGGAGCGCAAGGGTCTGACCGACAGCCGCACCCAGGCCTATCTGTTCGACGGCCGTACCGGCGAGCAGTTCGAGCGCCCGACCACCATCGGCTACATGCACTACCTGAAGCTGCACCACTTGGTCGACGACAAGATGCACGCACGTTCCACGGGTCCGTACTCGCTGGTGACGCAGCAGCCTCTGGGCGGTAAGGCCCAGTTCGGTGGCCAGCGTTTCGGTGAAATGGAAGTGTGGGCGCTGGAAGCTTACGGCGCCGCCTACGTGCTGCAGGAAATGCTGACCGTGAAGTCCGATGACGTGGTGGGCCGTACCAAGGTGTACGAATCCATCGTCAAGGGCGAGCACGCCATTGAAGCCGGCATGCCTGAATCGTTCAATGTGCTGGTCAAGGAAATTCGTTCCCTGGGCCTGGACATCGAACTCGAGCGTTCCTGA
- the rsmB gene encoding 16S rRNA (cytosine(967)-C(5))-methyltransferase RsmB — protein MTTSSASRAAGKPAQPVALSRLLDQVAQALQAIRAGQSGTGLLQAVPAALRPGVQALLFQVLRNLGRAQALRAQLAPKAPAPKVDALLCTALALAWNEAQAPYAPFTLVNQAVEAAKRGPAARQAGFINACLRRFLRERDALVALTDADPQARWNHPRWWIERLQREYPAQWQQILEANNAHAPMALRVHARKSTPAQYLSALQAVHLEATVFGAHGVQLAKPQPVDALPGFAEGVVSVQDGAAQLAAPLLLHGLELSRPLQVLDACAAPGGKTAHLLELGGEALQVTALEVDAQRAERIHHTLARVGAQAKVLVADAGQPAQWWQQANGGQKFDAILLDAPCTASGIVRRHPDVRWLRRESDVAQLAAIQTQLLDTLWPLVQPGGRLLYCTCSVFKAEGDAQVKAFLARNTDATHQPSPGHLIPGTTPIRDALPDNGAGDHDGFFYALFTKAL, from the coding sequence ATGACGACTTCATCTGCTTCCCGCGCTGCTGGAAAACCGGCGCAGCCCGTGGCCTTGTCACGGCTGCTGGACCAGGTGGCGCAGGCCCTGCAGGCCATCCGCGCCGGACAATCGGGCACCGGCCTGCTGCAGGCCGTGCCGGCCGCGCTGCGCCCGGGTGTCCAGGCGCTGCTGTTCCAGGTGCTGCGCAATCTGGGCCGAGCCCAGGCCTTGCGCGCCCAGCTGGCGCCCAAGGCCCCGGCCCCCAAGGTGGATGCCTTGCTGTGCACGGCACTGGCCCTGGCGTGGAATGAAGCCCAGGCACCGTATGCGCCCTTCACGCTGGTCAACCAGGCCGTGGAAGCGGCCAAGCGCGGCCCCGCTGCACGACAGGCCGGCTTCATCAATGCCTGCCTGCGCCGTTTTCTGCGCGAGCGGGATGCGCTGGTGGCGCTGACCGACGCGGACCCCCAGGCCCGCTGGAACCACCCCCGCTGGTGGATCGAGCGCCTGCAGCGCGAATACCCCGCGCAGTGGCAGCAGATTCTGGAAGCCAACAACGCCCATGCGCCGATGGCGCTGCGGGTGCATGCCCGGAAATCGACGCCTGCGCAGTACCTGAGCGCACTGCAAGCCGTCCACCTGGAGGCGACGGTGTTCGGCGCGCATGGCGTGCAGCTGGCCAAGCCCCAGCCGGTCGATGCCTTGCCCGGCTTTGCCGAGGGCGTGGTGTCGGTGCAGGACGGTGCCGCTCAGCTGGCTGCGCCCCTGCTGCTGCACGGTCTGGAACTGTCCCGGCCCTTGCAGGTGCTGGATGCCTGCGCCGCGCCGGGGGGCAAGACGGCCCACCTGCTGGAGCTGGGGGGCGAGGCCCTGCAGGTCACCGCCCTGGAAGTCGATGCGCAGCGTGCCGAACGCATTCACCACACGCTGGCGCGGGTGGGCGCGCAGGCCAAGGTGCTGGTGGCCGATGCCGGCCAGCCCGCACAGTGGTGGCAGCAGGCCAATGGAGGCCAGAAGTTCGACGCCATCTTGCTGGACGCCCCGTGCACCGCATCGGGCATCGTGCGGCGCCACCCGGACGTGCGCTGGCTGCGCCGCGAAAGCGATGTGGCGCAGCTTGCGGCTATCCAGACGCAGCTGCTGGACACCCTGTGGCCCTTGGTGCAACCCGGTGGACGGCTGCTGTATTGCACCTGCTCGGTGTTCAAGGCCGAGGGGGATGCGCAGGTCAAAGCGTTTCTTGCACGCAACACTGATGCCACACATCAGCCATCGCCTGGGCATTTAATTCCCGGAACCACACCGATCCGCGATGCACTCCCGGACAATGGTGCAGGTGACCATGACGGCTTTTTCTACGCCCTGTTTACCAAGGCGCTCTGA
- the rpoC gene encoding DNA-directed RNA polymerase subunit beta', translating to MKSLLDLFKQFTPDEHFDAIKIGLASPEKIRSWSFGEVKKPETINYRTFKPERDGLFCAKIFGPIKDYECLCGKYKRLKHRGVICEKCGVEVTQTKVRRERMGHIDLAAPCAHIWFLKSLPSRLGLVLDMTLRDIERVLYFEAYVVTDPGMTPLKKFSIMSEDDYDAKQREFGYDEFTAKMGAEGIKDLLEGIDIDSEIERLRGDLTGSEVKVKKNAKRLKLLEAFKKSGIKPGWMVMEVLPVLPPDLRPLVPLDGGRFATSDLNDLYRRVINRNSRLRRLLELKAPEIIARNEKRMLQEAVDSLLDNGRRGKAMTGANKRALKSLADMIKGKSGRFRQNLLGKRVDYSGRSVITVGPYLKLHQCGLPKLMALELFKPFIFSRLEQMGIATTIKAAKKEVESGSPVVWDILEEVIKEHPIMLNRAPTLHRLGIQAFEPILIEGKALQLHPLVCAAFNADFDGDQMAVHVPLSVEAQMEARTLMLASNNVLFPASGEPSIVPSQDVVLGLYHATRDKINGKGEGMVFMDTNEVQRALDSGEAELHAKISVRLPQWTKDKETGEFVKSVSLVHTTVGRALLSEILPKGLDFSNINKALKKKEISKLINASFRKCGLKATVVFADKLLQNGFRLSTHAGFSVAIDDMLVPPQKADILARAEAEVKEIEQQYVSGLVTAGERYNKVVDIWGKAGDDVSKVMMDQLKVQKTTDRDGNQVDQESFNAIYMMADSGARGSAAQIRQLAGMRGLMAKPDGSIIETPITANFREGLNVLQYFISTHGARKGLADTALKTANSGYLTRRLVDVTQDLVVNEQDCGTYNGYLMRAIVEGGEVIESLRDRVLGRSTAEDVLHPETRVVLLRAGTLLDEDTIEELEAQGVDEIKVRTALTCETRFGLCATCYGRDLGRGGLINMGEAVGVIAAQSIGEPGTQLTMRTFHIGGAASRAAVASSVEAKSNGSISFNPTMRYVSNTKGELVVISRSGEIVISENGRERERHKVPYGAILTVKPDEAIKAGKILANWDPLTRPIITEYAGQVKFENVEEGLTVAKQVDEVTGLSTLVVIDPKRRGSAKVVRPQVKLIDANNQEVKIPGTDHAVTIGFQVGALIQVRDGQDVGPGEVLARIPVEGQKTRDITGGLPRVAELFEARTPKDKGTLAEMTGTISFGKETKGKIRLQITDLEGKVWEELVPKERNILVHEGQVVNKGESIVDGPADPQDILRLLGIEELSRYIVDEVQDVYRLQGVKINDKHIEVIVRQMLRRVVIENPGDTTYIQGEQVERSEVLNTNEAAQRDGKIPATYSNVLLGITKASLSTDSFISAASFQETTRVLTEAAIMGKRDELRGLKENVIVGRLIPAGTGLAYHQARKAKDAMDEAERRAIAEAEAAELAGVTADESVAGDDSAA from the coding sequence ATGAAATCGTTACTCGACCTGTTCAAGCAATTCACGCCGGATGAGCACTTCGATGCCATCAAGATCGGCCTGGCTTCGCCCGAGAAAATTCGTTCCTGGTCTTTCGGTGAGGTGAAGAAGCCCGAGACCATCAACTACCGTACGTTCAAGCCCGAGCGCGATGGTCTGTTCTGCGCCAAGATCTTTGGCCCGATCAAGGACTACGAGTGCCTGTGCGGCAAGTACAAGCGTCTGAAGCACCGCGGCGTGATCTGCGAGAAGTGCGGCGTGGAAGTGACCCAGACCAAGGTGCGCCGTGAGCGCATGGGCCACATCGATCTGGCTGCGCCTTGCGCCCACATCTGGTTCCTGAAGTCCCTGCCTTCGCGCCTGGGTCTGGTGCTGGACATGACGCTGCGCGACATCGAGCGCGTGCTGTACTTCGAAGCCTATGTGGTGACCGACCCCGGCATGACCCCGCTGAAGAAGTTCAGCATCATGTCCGAAGACGACTACGACGCGAAGCAGCGTGAATTCGGCTACGACGAGTTCACCGCCAAGATGGGCGCCGAAGGTATCAAGGACCTGCTGGAAGGCATCGATATCGACAGCGAAATCGAGCGTCTGCGTGGCGATCTGACCGGCTCCGAAGTCAAGGTCAAGAAGAACGCCAAGCGCCTGAAGCTGCTGGAAGCGTTCAAGAAGTCCGGCATCAAGCCCGGCTGGATGGTCATGGAAGTGCTGCCCGTGCTGCCTCCCGACCTGCGCCCGCTGGTGCCGCTGGACGGCGGCCGCTTTGCGACCTCCGACCTGAACGACCTGTACCGCCGCGTCATCAACCGCAACTCGCGTCTGCGCCGTCTGCTGGAGCTGAAGGCTCCCGAGATCATTGCGCGCAACGAAAAGCGCATGTTGCAGGAAGCCGTGGACAGCCTGCTGGACAACGGCCGCCGTGGCAAGGCCATGACGGGCGCCAACAAGCGTGCCCTGAAGTCGCTGGCCGACATGATCAAGGGCAAGAGCGGTCGTTTCCGCCAGAACTTGCTGGGCAAGCGCGTGGACTACTCCGGTCGTTCCGTGATCACCGTGGGTCCTTACCTCAAGCTGCACCAGTGCGGTCTGCCCAAGCTGATGGCGCTGGAACTGTTCAAGCCTTTCATCTTCTCCCGTCTGGAGCAGATGGGCATTGCCACGACCATCAAGGCCGCCAAGAAGGAAGTGGAATCCGGCAGCCCCGTGGTGTGGGACATTCTGGAAGAGGTCATCAAAGAACACCCGATCATGCTCAACCGTGCGCCTACGCTGCACCGTTTGGGTATCCAGGCGTTCGAGCCCATCCTGATCGAAGGCAAGGCCCTGCAACTGCACCCGCTGGTCTGCGCGGCATTCAACGCCGACTTCGACGGTGACCAGATGGCTGTGCACGTGCCCCTGTCCGTGGAAGCACAGATGGAAGCCCGCACGCTGATGCTGGCCTCCAACAACGTGCTGTTCCCCGCTTCGGGCGAACCCTCCATCGTTCCTTCCCAGGACGTGGTGCTGGGTCTGTACCACGCGACCCGCGACAAGATCAACGGCAAGGGCGAAGGCATGGTGTTCATGGACACCAACGAAGTCCAGCGCGCGCTGGATTCCGGTGAAGCCGAGCTGCATGCCAAGATCAGCGTGCGTCTGCCCCAGTGGACCAAGGACAAGGAAACCGGCGAATTCGTCAAATCCGTGAGCCTGGTGCACACCACGGTGGGCCGTGCCCTGCTGTCGGAAATCCTGCCCAAGGGCCTGGACTTCAGCAACATCAACAAGGCGCTGAAGAAGAAGGAAATCTCCAAGCTCATCAACGCTTCGTTCCGCAAGTGCGGTCTGAAGGCCACCGTGGTGTTTGCCGACAAGCTGCTGCAGAACGGTTTCCGTCTGTCGACGCACGCCGGTTTCTCCGTGGCCATCGACGACATGCTGGTGCCCCCGCAAAAGGCCGACATCCTGGCCCGCGCGGAAGCTGAAGTGAAGGAAATCGAGCAGCAGTACGTCTCCGGTCTGGTGACGGCTGGCGAGCGCTACAACAAGGTGGTGGACATCTGGGGCAAGGCCGGTGACGACGTGTCCAAGGTGATGATGGACCAGCTGAAGGTCCAGAAGACCACCGACCGCGACGGCAACCAGGTGGACCAGGAGTCGTTCAACGCCATCTACATGATGGCCGACTCCGGTGCCCGGGGTTCTGCAGCGCAGATTCGCCAGCTGGCCGGTATGCGTGGCCTGATGGCCAAGCCTGACGGCTCCATCATTGAGACGCCTATTACCGCGAACTTCCGCGAAGGCCTCAATGTGTTGCAGTACTTCATCTCGACCCACGGTGCCCGTAAGGGTCTGGCCGACACGGCGTTGAAGACCGCGAACTCGGGTTACCTGACCCGCCGTCTGGTGGACGTGACCCAGGACCTGGTCGTGAACGAGCAAGACTGCGGCACCTACAACGGTTATCTGATGCGCGCCATCGTCGAAGGCGGTGAAGTGATCGAATCCCTGCGCGACCGCGTGCTGGGCCGTTCGACCGCCGAAGACGTGCTGCATCCCGAAACCCGCGTGGTGCTGCTGCGCGCCGGTACGCTGCTGGACGAAGACACGATCGAAGAGCTGGAAGCCCAGGGCGTGGACGAGATCAAGGTGCGTACGGCGCTGACCTGCGAAACCCGTTTCGGTCTGTGCGCAACCTGCTACGGCCGTGACCTGGGTCGCGGTGGCCTGATCAACATGGGCGAAGCGGTGGGCGTGATCGCTGCGCAGTCCATCGGTGAACCCGGTACCCAGCTGACCATGCGTACGTTCCACATCGGTGGTGCGGCTTCGCGTGCAGCCGTGGCCTCGAGCGTGGAAGCCAAATCGAACGGTTCGATCAGCTTCAACCCGACCATGCGCTATGTGAGCAACACCAAGGGTGAGCTGGTCGTGATTTCGCGTTCGGGCGAGATCGTGATCTCCGAAAACGGCCGTGAGCGTGAGCGTCACAAGGTGCCTTATGGCGCCATCCTGACCGTCAAGCCCGATGAAGCCATCAAGGCCGGCAAGATCCTGGCGAACTGGGATCCGCTGACCCGCCCCATCATTACCGAATACGCCGGTCAGGTGAAGTTCGAGAATGTGGAAGAAGGCCTCACCGTGGCCAAGCAGGTCGACGAAGTGACGGGTCTGTCCACCCTGGTGGTGATCGACCCCAAGCGCCGCGGTTCTGCCAAGGTGGTGCGTCCCCAGGTCAAGCTGATCGATGCCAACAACCAGGAAGTCAAGATCCCTGGTACCGACCACGCCGTGACGATCGGCTTCCAGGTCGGCGCGCTGATCCAGGTGCGTGACGGTCAGGACGTGGGCCCCGGCGAAGTGCTGGCCCGTATCCCTGTGGAAGGTCAGAAGACCCGCGACATTACCGGTGGTCTGCCCCGTGTGGCCGAGCTGTTCGAAGCCCGTACGCCCAAGGACAAGGGCACGCTGGCCGAGATGACCGGCACGATCTCCTTCGGCAAGGAAACCAAGGGCAAGATCCGCCTGCAGATCACCGATCTGGAAGGCAAGGTCTGGGAAGAGCTGGTGCCCAAGGAGCGCAACATTCTGGTCCACGAAGGCCAGGTGGTGAACAAGGGTGAATCGATTGTGGACGGTCCGGCCGATCCGCAGGACATCCTGCGCCTGCTGGGTATCGAAGAGCTGTCGCGCTACATCGTGGACGAAGTGCAGGACGTGTACCGTCTGCAGGGCGTGAAGATCAACGACAAGCACATCGAAGTGATCGTGCGCCAGATGCTGCGTCGCGTCGTGATCGAGAACCCTGGCGATACCACCTACATCCAGGGTGAACAGGTCGAACGCTCCGAAGTGCTCAACACCAACGAAGCGGCGCAACGCGACGGCAAGATACCTGCCACGTACTCCAACGTGCTGCTGGGTATCACCAAGGCTTCGCTGTCGACCGACTCCTTCATCTCTGCGGCTTCCTTCCAGGAAACCACCCGCGTGCTGACCGAGGCTGCCATCATGGGCAAGCGCGACGAGCTGCGCGGTCTGAAGGAAAACGTCATCGTGGGTCGTCTGATCCCCGCTGGTACCGGTCTGGCCTACCACCAGGCACGCAAGGCCAAGGACGCCATGGACGAGGCCGAGCGCCGCGCCATCGCCGAAGCCGAAGCGGCCGAGCTGGCTGGCGTGACGGCTGACGAGTCCGTCGCAGGTGACGACAGCGCCGCGTAA
- the rplJ gene encoding 50S ribosomal protein L10: protein MSLNRSEKEAVINEVTSLAAKAQTLVIAEYRGITVADMTKLRSEARSKGVSLSVLKNTLARRAVAGSAFEVVADQMTGPLIYGFSEDAVAAAKVVADFAKTNDKLVIRGGAFSGKALDVNGVKQLASIPSKEVLLAQVCGLLMSPMSRTAVVLGALAAKKSEGAEQPAAEEAAAA, encoded by the coding sequence TTGAGTCTTAATCGCAGTGAGAAAGAAGCGGTCATCAACGAAGTGACCAGCCTCGCCGCTAAAGCTCAAACGCTTGTGATCGCGGAATACCGTGGCATCACGGTCGCCGACATGACCAAACTGCGTAGCGAAGCGCGCAGCAAGGGTGTGAGCCTGAGCGTGTTGAAGAACACCCTGGCCCGCCGTGCTGTCGCCGGTAGCGCGTTTGAAGTGGTGGCTGACCAGATGACTGGTCCCCTGATCTATGGCTTCTCTGAAGACGCAGTGGCTGCCGCCAAGGTGGTGGCCGACTTCGCGAAGACCAACGACAAGTTGGTGATTCGCGGTGGCGCGTTTTCGGGCAAGGCCCTGGACGTGAACGGCGTGAAGCAGCTGGCAAGCATCCCCTCGAAGGAAGTGCTGCTGGCCCAAGTGTGTGGCTTGCTCATGTCGCCTATGTCGCGTACAGCCGTTGTGCTGGGTGCGCTGGCGGCAAAGAAGAGCGAAGGCGCAGAGCAACCTGCCGCCGAAGAAGCCGCTGCAGCTTAA
- the rplL gene encoding 50S ribosomal protein L7/L12 yields MAFDKDAFLTALDSMTVLELNDLVKAIEEKFGVSAAAMAAPAAAGGGAAAAAEEKTEFNVVLAEAGSNKVAVIKAVREITGLGLKEAKDLVDGAPKNVKEGVAKADAEAAVKKLTEAGAKAELK; encoded by the coding sequence ATGGCATTCGATAAAGACGCATTCTTGACCGCCCTGGACAGCATGACTGTTCTGGAACTGAACGACCTGGTCAAGGCAATTGAAGAAAAGTTTGGCGTGAGCGCTGCCGCTATGGCTGCTCCTGCTGCTGCTGGCGGCGGTGCTGCTGCTGCTGCTGAAGAAAAGACCGAGTTCAACGTGGTGCTGGCTGAAGCCGGTTCCAACAAGGTTGCCGTGATCAAGGCCGTGCGCGAAATCACCGGCCTGGGTCTGAAGGAAGCCAAGGACCTGGTCGACGGCGCTCCCAAGAACGTGAAGGAAGGCGTGGCCAAGGCCGACGCTGAAGCCGCAGTGAAGAAGCTGACCGAAGCTGGTGCTAAGGCTGAACTCAAGTAA